A DNA window from Hordeum vulgare subsp. vulgare chromosome 1H, MorexV3_pseudomolecules_assembly, whole genome shotgun sequence contains the following coding sequences:
- the LOC123448727 gene encoding mitochondrial substrate carrier family protein E isoform X2, which yields MAASWPSSPTAVVSVQSLTHQSLSPNITNFCIWREFVWGAIAGAFGEGMMHPVDTVKTRLQSQAIMSGAKAQKNIFQMVRTVWASDGLRGFYRGVSPGITGSLATGATYFGVIESTKTWLENNNPNLSGHWSHFIAGGIGDTLGSFIYVPCEVMKQRMQVQGSSKSWALNATKGNFSQSPGTQMYGYYNGMFHAGSSIWRDHGVKGLYAGYGSTLARDVPFAGLMVTFYEAMKELTVYGKRKYLPDSDLQVSNSFEGLVLGGLSGGFSAYLTTPLDVIKTRLQVQGSTTRYDGWLDAIKKTWDSEGVNGLFKGSVPRIIWYIPASAFTFMAVEFLREHFNKKTDADAETALN from the exons ATGGCGGCATCCTGGCCCTCTTCCCCTACTGCCGTTGTTAGCGTCCAGAGCCTGACCCACCAATCGCTGTCTCCGAACATCACCAACTTCTGCA TATGGAGGGAATTTGTGTGGGGAGCAATCGCAGGCGCATTTGGAGAAGGCATGATGCATCCAGTTGACACCGTGAAAACAAGGCTTCAGAGTCAAGCTATAATGTCAGGTGCTAAG GCTCAGAAGAATATTTTTCAGATGGTCAGGACAGTTTGGGCTTCTGATGGATTAAGAG GTTTTTACAGAGGAGTTAGTCCAGGCATTACTGGTTCACTTGCTACAGGTGCAACATATTTTGGTGTTATTGAATCAACAAAGACATGGCTGGAGAACAATAATCCTAATCTCAGTGGTCATTGGTCTCACTTTATTGCTGGAGGAATTG GAGATACACTTGGATCTTTTATCTATGTGCCTTGTGAAGTTATGAAGCAACGGATGCAAGTCCAAGGCTCCAGCAAATCTTGGGCACTAAATGCTACAAAAGGGAATTTTTCTCAATCTCCTGGCACTCAGATGTATGGTTACTATAATGGAATGTTCCATGCTGGCTCTTCTATCtggagagatcatggtgtgaagGGACTCTATGCAGG ATATGGGTCTACGCTTGCCAGGGATGTCCCGTTTGCTGGCCTAATG GTAACTTTCTACGAAGCAATGAAAGAACTGACTGTATATGGGAAGAGGAAGTATTTGCCAGACAGCGATTTGCAAGTCAGCAACTCTTTTGAAGGGCTTGTTCTAGGAGGATTATCAGGCG GTTTTAGTGCATACTTGACAACCCCCTTGGATGTGATCAAGACAAGACTACAAGTACAAGGATCAACTACTAG GTATGATGGATGGCTGGATGCTATTAAAAAGACATGGGATTCCGAGGGAGTGAATGGCTTGTTCAAGGGAAGTGTCCCTCGGATAATATGGTACATACCCGCATCTGCATTCACGTTCATGGCGGTGGAATTCCTGAGAGAGCATTTCAACAAGAAGACCGATGCAGATGCGGAAACGGCCTTGAACTAA
- the LOC123448727 gene encoding mitochondrial substrate carrier family protein E isoform X1, protein MVPPSRSAGDRAEPCGGASSTISPVPPKLSSAPPPLLPPVWREFVWGAIAGAFGEGMMHPVDTVKTRLQSQAIMSGAKAQKNIFQMVRTVWASDGLRGFYRGVSPGITGSLATGATYFGVIESTKTWLENNNPNLSGHWSHFIAGGIGDTLGSFIYVPCEVMKQRMQVQGSSKSWALNATKGNFSQSPGTQMYGYYNGMFHAGSSIWRDHGVKGLYAGYGSTLARDVPFAGLMVTFYEAMKELTVYGKRKYLPDSDLQVSNSFEGLVLGGLSGGFSAYLTTPLDVIKTRLQVQGSTTRYDGWLDAIKKTWDSEGVNGLFKGSVPRIIWYIPASAFTFMAVEFLREHFNKKTDADAETALN, encoded by the exons ATGGTGCCGCCGTCGAGAAGCGCCGGAGACCGAGCCGAGCCTTGCGGGGGCGCCTCCTCTACTATCTCTCCAGTCCCGCCGAAGCTCTCTTCAGctccccctcctcttctcccCCCAG TATGGAGGGAATTTGTGTGGGGAGCAATCGCAGGCGCATTTGGAGAAGGCATGATGCATCCAGTTGACACCGTGAAAACAAGGCTTCAGAGTCAAGCTATAATGTCAGGTGCTAAG GCTCAGAAGAATATTTTTCAGATGGTCAGGACAGTTTGGGCTTCTGATGGATTAAGAG GTTTTTACAGAGGAGTTAGTCCAGGCATTACTGGTTCACTTGCTACAGGTGCAACATATTTTGGTGTTATTGAATCAACAAAGACATGGCTGGAGAACAATAATCCTAATCTCAGTGGTCATTGGTCTCACTTTATTGCTGGAGGAATTG GAGATACACTTGGATCTTTTATCTATGTGCCTTGTGAAGTTATGAAGCAACGGATGCAAGTCCAAGGCTCCAGCAAATCTTGGGCACTAAATGCTACAAAAGGGAATTTTTCTCAATCTCCTGGCACTCAGATGTATGGTTACTATAATGGAATGTTCCATGCTGGCTCTTCTATCtggagagatcatggtgtgaagGGACTCTATGCAGG ATATGGGTCTACGCTTGCCAGGGATGTCCCGTTTGCTGGCCTAATG GTAACTTTCTACGAAGCAATGAAAGAACTGACTGTATATGGGAAGAGGAAGTATTTGCCAGACAGCGATTTGCAAGTCAGCAACTCTTTTGAAGGGCTTGTTCTAGGAGGATTATCAGGCG GTTTTAGTGCATACTTGACAACCCCCTTGGATGTGATCAAGACAAGACTACAAGTACAAGGATCAACTACTAG GTATGATGGATGGCTGGATGCTATTAAAAAGACATGGGATTCCGAGGGAGTGAATGGCTTGTTCAAGGGAAGTGTCCCTCGGATAATATGGTACATACCCGCATCTGCATTCACGTTCATGGCGGTGGAATTCCTGAGAGAGCATTTCAACAAGAAGACCGATGCAGATGCGGAAACGGCCTTGAACTAA